From the genome of Podospora bellae-mahoneyi strain CBS 112042 chromosome 2, whole genome shotgun sequence:
gccaccaAACAGCGCTATCCTTGGCTGGAGACGTCTCGAATCTCGGTCTCGGGGATGAGCTGCGGTGGCGTTGAGGCGTACACGGCGGGAGTGAACGACAACAGGGTCACCACCATTGGGATTTACAACTCGGGTCTGTTGAGTGAGCAGGAGAGCAGGAATGTTGTGCCGAGAATCAACAAGCCAATCTTCTACTTTATGGGAGGCCCCAGTGATATCGCTTTCAACAACGTGAGTGTTTCATCGCGAATGAGGGTTGGAAAGAAGCTGACAGAAGACCAGGGCGAGAGAGACTACCGACTTCTTCCGCAATCCACACCGACCTGGAAGGGCAACTTGAACGTTGGGCACGGCGGAACCTATGGTGACCAAAACGGCGGCAagtttggtgttgctgctgtcagGTATTATCAGTGGGTTTTGAGAGGTAACGCGACTGCTGccaacttcttcaccaacaatCAGGAGGCGAGCCGAGATGGGTGGAGTGTCGAGAGCCGAAGCTTGGGGAATCTGAGGGTGAATCCTATCTAAGCTGTTTCCATAGCTACAACTGAAGAGTGGGTCCGAGCAGTGGGCGTTGGAAGGTCTCAATCGCCTTGCGATATGGTCGTACTGAGGTAGCCAGGCTACTCCTTGGTACCGACCATATCGATTTCTATCTCGAGATTGTTTTGGAAGAGCTCCTCTATTGTCGGCTAGAAATGTCGGAAGTGTTGAAGTTGTTCAGCTTTTGCTTAGTGTGCCGAAGATCACGGTGTAATAGTGAAAGTTGCTAAGACTCCCATGACTGGGTTTCACATCGAATGAGCCCTCAAGTTGGTGACATTTGTACCTCAAACATTCAACGAGAGGATATCTGCTATGAATGCGGGGTCTATAATGGTAAGGGTTTCGACATTTGTATTGAGTGCTATTGTAATGGGAGACGTTATTTGGGGGTCGGTCATGAGCTGTCTCTGAAACAGAAATAGAGATACATCTGATTAGTAGGCGCGAAGACACTAGACTCGAAGACGGCTTTGAGAAGAAATACCGACGATATGAGTAACGGAAAACGCAACCCAAGCTGTGTTAATCATCCGCCAAAACTCGAATCTCGCCTGCTGGACCTCTTCCTCAATCTGCTGAAGTGAGTACCACCGCTTCCCGGATACTCCTGCCACTTCCAACTTCGCCTGCTGGATCTCGTCTAAACCGCCCACCGCATTCTGCAAGTGACTGTGTAATATCCATGCACAAGTGGAGAGTACGCATCGTGGTTTGGGTGAATGCTACCATTGGAGAATGTGTCGGAAGTACTTGGCCTCGGAAGGCTCGCAGACGGTCTTCATCTTGGTACGTTCGTTTCAGATTCATGGCAGGGCGTTTGCATTGACGACAATGGGGGAATTCGGTCGGAAGTAATCGGGATTGGAAAATGCTGAGCGAACGTCAGACCTGCCAGCTTGAGCAAAAGTGGGAGGTGGCTCATAATGGTGCAGGCGTGCGGCTAGCCATCTCGAGGGAGGCAGCCGAGCAGGTGAGTGCGGGTCCTTTTGCGGAGCTTCTCTGTAATAGAGACAGGCGAGGGGAAGCGGGTAAGAGTCTAGGATTACCACCCGACTGATCATCCGTAAGTCAATCACTAGGCGCGACTTCGTCTACCAGTTCGCCGTTCGATATACCACGAAGACGGGGCGCCGAAGACGGTGATGAGACAGTAAACATGAGTCCTTGCCGGTGGAGCTAGTCGAATAGCTTGTTGACTTCTTTTCGGTCCTTGATGCTGAGATGGTAGGGTTGCCAGGAGGGGATTCTCTGTATAATGTGGCTGTTTCTAGGGGCATAGACGGTTTAACGGTGTTACCAAAGGTGTACGAGAATGTTATCTTGTGAATTTTTTGATGGAAGCCTTGAAATAATCGTGTGCTAATATCTTACAGCCCTTTCGGGACTtatcctttcctcctcttcggctCACTAAATAAGGTACCTGGAGTTACCGCTTGCTGCTCGGCATTGCTCGACTGGCTGCTCTGCTCGTTAGGTATAGAAGCGCAGCTGGCATCTGACCGCATTAAACCTAAATCTTGGGAAAGCCCAGTCGCCTTGGAAAGTGGCGGAACATCAAAATCTAAATCCGACGGCAGCTGGTCAATAGCAGAGCATATATTCTCAAAATGCTTGGGCATCCATAGGTCGTGGACGTTCTTGGTGAATTGATAAGCTGTCCATTTGTCCCTTCTGTAGAGTGTTGTAAAATCGTGAGTATGGATTGAATGGCGGTAATATTTGGTATTATTGCTAGCTATTGCCGGGTAGTGGCCGTAGATCCGTACTGACCGTTAGTCGTGCGAGATAGGGAAGGCGAGAATCTGGCGGTTAACCTTATCCTCGCGATTCACAGCACGAAAGAGCTCGACGATGGCCCGCACTGCAAGGGTTATGCTGTGGACGTTCTGCCAGTCTGCGATATCGAGCGCAGCGGCGCCACACTTCACCTCGCAGGTCAGAAACGGAAGTATATATAGTACATAGCCATAAAGAGAGACTGATCTCCGGCGATAAAGTCGCTAATAAATGACGATAACTTAGCGAGCTGGTCCTCGGTAAACGCATTTCGCCTAAACCCAATAGAAGAATCAGGCTGGGGACGGGCACTATTAAGAGAAATCGCGTTATTCCACCCTTCGTTAAGGCTCTTAACAAGGCGTTTATATTTCTTATTCCGAAGTGTAAGCAATTATGCCGAAAAAACGATAAACCTAAAGATATCTTAAATAATCCTCGCCTCATTCTTATTCTCGAGGTTATGACAAGTATCCACGAATATATCGTCGTCAAAAATCGTCTCTTTAGGGACTGGTTAATCACCACTGAGGAGGTCCTGACAAGATGCTTACTCGCATCCGTAATACCAAGCTCAGAAATGTCCATATATAAGCCCTTGGTCTGGAGTAGGAGCGGGTACCGCACGTCACTATACGGCGcactcttctcctccctctgcttcTGGTCACTGGGCGTCGTGGATGTGGCTGAGATCGACCGCTCTAATGGGAACCGACGGGCCGGACATCGAGATGGGTGACGACCCTGCTAGCCCGGGGCTTCCAGGGAGTAAACCAAGGCATCAAACACAGCTGGAGAAACACTACCAGAGCTCAGAACAAACCTGGAACCCGCTCCCCCAACCAGACCTCTGACAACCTAATCAAAAACCTCCTCGTTCCCGTATTGGCAGATAACAAAGATAAAGCTCAGAAACTGTCCAAGGAAATCCAGGAAGCCTACCAACGAGCCACCAAGAGAACAGTAACCCCAACCGGAAACAACCAGGATGATCCTCGTAAATGTGTATTTGTGTGTCCTCTCCGTCTAGAGATTAGCATTATAATCAAGAACAGTATTTCATATACCTACTTGCCCCGCGAACCAGTTTACAGATCAACCACAAAACATGGGCAGATACCGGAGCCGCCACAGGCTTCATATCTTTCTCGC
Proteins encoded in this window:
- a CDS encoding hypothetical protein (EggNog:ENOG503P2BB), whose translation is MLLKSVILALATATGISQANPIAPRQGPTGNGPFAPAYYTTDSSLNGHTLYLPRNVPQGAKIPVLVWGNGACSANGLDFLNFLTQIASHGVFVISSGSPGGQGSTNAQMMTRAIDWVTNTATKQRYPWLETSRISVSGMSCGGVEAYTAGVNDNRVTTIGIYNSGLLSEQESRNVVPRINKPIFYFMGGPSDIAFNNVSVSSRMRVGKKLTEDQGERDYRLLPQSTPTWKGNLNVGHGGTYGDQNGGKFGVAAVRYYQWVLRGNATAANFFTNNQEASRDGWSVESRSLGNLRVNPI